The Flavobacterium sp. 1 genome contains the following window.
TGTCCGAACATCGGAAACCGCCTTGGTCTTTGACATCGGCATATTCGTATAACATATTTACGGAACCAATAGTCACTCCCGAAGAAGGTACAATCTGCACATAACGGAACGCTTTGGAAAGTGCCATCGTTTGGTCCTTTGGCGAAGCATTATCCACTTCGATGTAATCCAAAGTCATACAATTGTCTTTGGAAAGTGCTTCTTCTTTGGACTCTCCGTAATAAATATTTACCGTTCCTTTGCCTTGCAATGCATTCAATTTGATGAAACCAAAAGTCTCTTTGCCAAAATCATACAAACTCCCATCATCTGATTTCACGACACTTACCGCATCCATTTTTTTGACTGGCAAGGCAAATTTGGACGGTGAATTATTGGCATCGTTCAAATTCCAAGAACCTGCCAACAGCCAAGTCGTTCCTGATTGGTCTGAGGTTTTACCTGTTTCGTCAATCCATTCCTTATCTTCAAATGTAACTAGCCAAGTATTGTCCGATTTAACGGTTTTTCCATTAATGAAAATCGCAGGAACCGAAACCTGATTATAGACTTTTAAACTCAATTTGTGCTTTCCGGCAGGCATTGTAAATTTCTTTGGAAAACCAAATAAAGCCTGACCGTCAATTTTAATATTATAAGTTCCTTCGACCGCAATGGCTACTTCTTCTGGACTTGTCAAATTAAAATCTTTATGAAAATCAATCAAATTATAAAAGGTGTCCATTTTCCAAAAAACAGGAAAAAAGGAACCTCTATCAGTTCGACGGTTTTGCATTTGATTCGCCAAATTGATTTCGAAATCACCGGGATACCAAATCCAAGTCGCAGGCTTATTTTCCTGAGCATTCATAAAAGAAGAAGAAAACAAAACAATAAAAACAACTAATTTTTTAAAATTCAGAAAACGATTTCGCATAAAAATATATTTTGGCAATAAAGATAAGTGTTGTTTTTACATTTTACATCCTGTACTATCCTGTACTATGCTGAAATAAAAAAATGCTCCCGATTTTGGGAGCATTTTGAGTTTTATTAATAGCTATGAATTCACAAATTGTTTTTAAAAATCATTTTGTTCCTAATATTATCTCTAAACTTTAATAATATGTTTAATAATTTTATTTGTAGAATTTGTTACAGTAAGGATATATTCTCCTGATGGAAGATTTTCTAAATTTAACAGGAGTGTTTGTTCATTTGCAGTTTTAGCAGTAATTAATTTACCTGACAAATCAAATAATTGAATTACAGCTCCTTTTGCCATTTCATTATCTAATTCTATTGTAAGGATATTTTTTACCGGATTCGGATAGTAATTTAATATACTACCAGAGTTCAAATCTTCTATAGTATCCGAAGATATCTCAGTATTTATTTTTTTACTGGTTGTATAGTTACTTTCTGAATAACCTAAATCAGGATTACTGCCAGAATAAGAAAGACCTACATTAGTTCCTTTGTCTATCAAATCGCTTCCCTGAACCAATTTAAAAGGCAAATTACCCGGAAGGTCACCATTTGACTGTCTTTCGCCAATAGCAAGTGAAGTATTGGTACTTGTAAAATCGGAGAAATTTACAGTGACACTTAAATTCCACGAATTGTTTTGCTCCGTGGCGTTTGATATGGATATGGTTCCGGATAATGAAATATTATTTTTGAAAATATGTTTTTTTCCGGATTGTACCGGATTACCAAAGCCAAAATTTATATTATTCCCATATCCTGTACAATTGTATACCGTTATGCTTCCGGTATTGTTATTCTGATCGAATCCTTTTTTTGGGTGACCTATAGCAACACATCTGGTCAGTACATTGTCTGCCGGAACTGAATTTCCTCCCACTTTAAAACCATTTCCGTTTCCTGTAAATCCTCCATAATTCCATACATCTACTCCATTTCTGATAGCCCAGCAATTTTCAAAAGTTACCTTTTGTGTACTATCGAAGCAATCGTATCCGTCATCTGAATTTTCCCATGCACGGCAGTTGATGAATTTATTTCCGGGACCTTGTGTTTGTTTTGGGCCAAAACCATCAGCCATACTTCCCTTTTTTTTAGGATCATAATTCCTGTAAGCATCGCAGTTCTTTACCGTTGTATTAGAACCTCCTTTGTTAATTTCTAAACCAGTATTACGATTGTTATAAAAAGCACAATTTTCAAAAGTAGTATTGGCGCCTGTTACATAAGCTCCTTGATATCCGGCTCTTGTAATGGCAATTCCTTTAAAACTCCAGTAAGAACCTGTAATACTAAAACCGAATGAATCTTGTACCCATTCCTGATCCGGAAACGAAAAATCTATTATGGCCTTTCCGTTATCTACACATTCCACCTTAATAGGACTTGCGGAAGTTCCTGATTTTGTGAATGAAATAGTGTTTTTAGCACCGGCACTATACGCAATTGTATAGGTTCCGGCTTGTAATAAAATGACATCTCCGGCAACTGCTTTGCCAACAGCGGTTTTAAAATTCATTGCGTTAGAGAAACTTGAACCTGAATTGGAAGCATTTCCAGTTGGTGTCACGTAATAGGTCGCTGCTGAAACTGATCCCGAAACTAAAAGTGACAGCATAAAAATGTAGATTTTTTTCATAAGTTGTGTTTTTTTGAGTGACACAAGATACCTATGGTTTTTTATAAAAATATTGAATTAATTCAATGGTTTTTGTAAAAAATGATTTTGATTGGAAAATTATGAAAACAATAAGAATAGGATTTTAGCGATAAATTTGAATTGTTTGTGGGTACGAGTTTGAAGTTCGCACGAGCTAGAGCAGGCTTATTTTCCTGAGTAAATAGAAATGAAGAAGAAAATAAAATTATAAAAACAAATAATTTTTTAAAATTTAAAAATCGATTTCGCATAAAAATATATTTCAGCAATAAAGATAAGTGTTGTTTTTACTTTTTACGCCCTGTACTATGCTGAAATGAAAAAATGCTCACAGAATTTATTTTTAAGTTGACATTTTAATACAAATAAAACAATGTAAAAATTATATTTCTTAAGCAAAAAATCTGACACTTATATATTTAATAAATACAACCATAAAATATAAAAAAATTATCTTTGATTTTTTAAAATACACTTACATCCGATTATATAATCTTTTTATAAATACCTGCCAAAGGAATATTGACACTTTGTTTTAATTAAGTTAGGAAATTTAAAAAATTTATGTCAAATAACTTAGTTTATTTATAGAAAGGCTTTTGTAAATAGTCCGGCGTAATAAGATAAAAAAGGGATTGAAAATTAAGATAACCTTTTAATAATACAACATTGCAGCAATGCTTGTAAAAATTTATACTGGAAATAATTAAAATTACATGAATTATAAAAATACATTTAAAATAAAATTACTCAGTTTTTTTCTATTTTATTTAAACATAATTACATCTCAAAATTTTGAAAAAGTATTATATACTGAAAATTTAAAAGGTGGCTATAATGGTTTTTCAACATTTGTTGATTATAATAAAGATGGTTTATTAGACATTTTTGTAACAGGAGTTGATTTTGGCAGTAATGGAGATTTCAGTCATGCTATTTTTTATAAAAACAATGGAGATAAAACATTTACAGAAAGCGCAATAAAAAATATTCCCAGAGCAATTTACGGCGATTGTTCGTGGGGTGATTTTGACAATAATGGGACTTTAGATTTGATTTATTCCGGTACAACTAGTGGTTTTGCAGAATATAACATAACAAAGATTTACAAAAATATTAATAACGGTTGTGAATTTGTAGAAATTCCTACTTCAATCCCTGCAATATTCAATGGCACCGTTGAATGGGTTGATGTAAATAATGATGGTTTATTAGATGTTTTTTATCAAGGCCTAAATAAGAAAGAAGAATATGATTCTGGAGTTTTTAAAAACAATGGAAATGAAACATTTACAAAAATTGAAAATACAAGTTTCTATATTATTAATGGAGCTAGAGCAAATTTTCAACACAATAGGGCTCAATGGGCAGATTTTGATGGAGATGGTTTAAAAGACATTATTACTGCTTCTTCAACAAAAACCGAACGGGAATTTGCTATATATAAAAATTTAGGGAATTTTAAATTTGAAAAAATAAACTTTACTCTTCCTCAATTGAGCTATGTTAGTATGGATGTAGGGGATATAAATAATGATGGGCTAATAGATTTCGTTTTTACTGGAAGTTCAAAATTTGATTTGATGAGTGGAGATCCAGGAACTAAACTCTATTTTTATGTCAATAAAGGAAATATGAATTTTAACAATTCATTTACCATGAATAATGATGGTGCCTTTTTATCAAAAATAAGACTAGGAGATTTTGATAATGATGGTTTTTTAGATCTCATTAACTATGGTACAGGTCTTTCTTGGAGAAATACAAAATTTTATTTAAATAATAAAAGCGGTCAGTTCTCTGAAATAAACAAATCATTCCCAGATTGTTACTTCGGTGGAGTAGATTTTGGAGATTATGATAATGACAAAGATTTAGATATACTTTATTATGGCAGAATCGAAAATCCAAGAGATGATGAAGTTACTTATGTTTATGAGAATAAAACTTTAAACATTGAACTTCCAACTGAGATTCTTTTCGATAAAGGATGTGACTGTAATTTACAAGGAGATTTTTCGTTAAACAATTCAGTGGATAATGTAAAATGGGACTTTAACGATCCTGCTACTGGAACATCAAATGAGTCTGTTTCACTCAGACCAAAACACACTTTTTCAAAAAGAGGAACATATATAATTTCTGCAACATATACGAAAGGAGCAAAAACTGAAACTCTTAATAAAACCATTTCTATATTTGGCTTACCCGAAGTAACTCAACCCGCAGATGTTTCAACTTGTAATGTGAATGAGGAATTTAATTTTCATACTATTAAAGACAATGAAATACTTAAAAATTTATCACCTTTAGATTATGAAATAAACTATTACTTATCACAAACCGATGCTGATAACAACACAAATAAATTATCAGATGTATACAAAATTCAAAAGGTAAAGGAAACTATTTATGTCAGAATCCAAAACAAAGAAAAATCAAATTGCTATGTAGTTAAAAAATTTGAAATAAATGTTTTGGCTTCCCCAATAGCAAATGCTATTGATGATATTTATGTTTGTGATTCTGACAATGATGGATTTTCATTATTTAATCTTAACAATGTTGAAAATATAATTATTGGAAATCAAATAAACGTTAAAATTGATTACTATGACAGCAAAAACAATCTACTGACAACTCCATTATCCAATAATTACAAAAACACAATTAAAGACAAAGATTATATTATCGCTAAAATTACAAATACAGCTACCAATTGTTTTATTGAAACAAAAATAAATTTAATTGCTAGCCCTTTGCCAATTGCCAATAATTTAGATGTTTTAGTTGGTTGTGATGATAACAATGATGGGATTTCAGAATATTTTGACACTTCCTTAGTAGAAAAAAATGTTTTAGCTGGTCAAATGGATATGAAAGTCTCTTATTATGACAACCTAGGAAATGAAATAATATACCCTTTGGCTAATCCATTTACAAATACAACAATTGGAAGCCAAAATATAATTATACGAGTAACAAATCTTAAAACTAATTGTTCATCTGAAACAATACTAGTACTTAAAACATCTTCAAAGCCAATAATTAGCAAACCAAAAACCATATTTGCATGTGAGGAAGAAAAAGGATTTGGAAATTTTAACACCGAAACAATCGAATCTCAGCTAATAGGAAATCAATCTGGTTTGAAAGTTTTATATAAAGATGTAAATGGAGTTATATTACCCAGCCCTTTGCCAAAATATTTCAAAAATACTATCGCTGACCACCAAACTATTTTTGTCAGAGTTGAAAACAGTCTAAATCCTTTATGTTTCTCAGAAACAAGTTTTGATTTGACAGTCAATAAATTGCCAGTAGTAAATTTGCAAAATAAGTATGTTATATGTGGTTTAGATTCTCATTTATTTATTTCTGTTGATTCCAATTTTGATTCATATCAATGGAAATTTGAAGATGGAACAATTATTTCAACTTCTAATGAAGCTAAGCTTATTAAGGACGGTAATTATAACTTGAGAATTTCAAAAAGTGAAAATGGAATAATGTGTGAAAATAATTTCCCTTTTAGTTTAATAAGATCAAAATTACCCACCATAGAAAATGTAGTTTATGATGAATTTGGGAGTAATAGTGTTGAAATAAAAGCATCGGGAGATGGTGTTTTTGAATATTCTATTGATAGCATTAATTATCAGGACAGTAATATTTTTAATAATATTTCAGGGGGAGATTATGTTGCACATGTAAAAGATAAAGGAGGCTGTGGTGAAGATAATGAGGAAATAACATTGCTTAACTATCCAAAATTTGTAACTCCAAATGATGATGGTTATAATGATTATTGGCAAATTAAAGGAATCGATAAATATCCAAAAGCTAAGATTTATATTTATGACAGATATGGAAAGTTACTTAAGCAATTAGATCCTAAAGAAATAGGATGGGATGGAAAATATAATCAGCAAAATTTAATTTCTGATGATTATTGGTTCACTGTAAATTTAGGAAATCAAAACAGAGTTTTTAAAGGACACTTTTCATTAAAAAGATAGGAATCAATTATTTCATGGAATTCCTACTTAATGCTAATTTCTAATTTAACATTGTGAAATATTAGTTTCTAAAATCAATAAAAATCATTTAACATAAGATTAATTCCAATTAAAAATAAAATACAAACTCAAAATAATCATCCCCAATAAAGCGAATAAATCTTCACACGCTTACTGGTTTTTGGAACATTATATGGTTTTAAAAGATTTTTTAATCTGTGTTAATCCTTTAATTTGTGGACAAATAATTTTAGTTTATTTGGGTTTAAAAAGAGACCTAACAAATTTTAAAAACCTGTTAGGTCTGATTATTTCAGTTTATTCTTTTCAAAAATATCCAGGTTTCATTTGGTTTTACACCTTCAATTCCTGTTTGATATTTTTTCATTAAGGTGTTCCAATCGTCTACGCGTGGATTATTTTCGGTAGTTTTTGGATTCAGCTTATCTAAGCTTTCGCCTTTTGGAATACTGATAACCAACATCAATTGTCTTCCGTTTTTGAAAACCTGCAGTTGCTGAAAATCGGCATTACAGAAACCTTTTGCAATTTCCGGCCACTTTTCAAATTGAGTGGTGTGATAATCAATATATTCTTTTTGCATTTTCTCATCTTGCACTAAATTTGCAGTCAGAACAATATTCTCCCATTCGGATGCTACTTTTACCTCTTTACATCTTTGGAAATTCTGGAAATTATAAATTGGATTTTCGTAGATTTTAATTTCCAATGCAGGAAATGCTAAAGCCAACTTCTTTTTCGTCCTTTCCGGCTGATTCATCAATCCGTAAATCACCAGATGATTTTCCCATTGGTACAATTCTTCGCCTACAATTCGGAAACCTTTTATGGTCGATTTGATTTTTTCGATATCCAAATCTTTTCCGATTAATTCTATCGTAACCGATTTTGGCATTTCCTGCAGTCCCCAAGCTTCATCAATGACAACTTCTTTGGTTAAATCGCTGTATGGTTTTCTGATTCCTGCATTTTCCTTGATTTTTGGATCAACAAAAGCATAATTGTCCTGCCAAACATTCCCCGCAGGACCATTATTGTTTTTCAATATTTTCTGAATCGGAATCCAGTTATTTTTGATTGTAAAATGCTGACTTCCTTCATCGGTATACAAATACAGCCACAAAAACGGATCGTGTGCATACGGACTATTATAAACCTTATCAATATAGTTCTCTTCTATTCTGCTGTCCGGCTGTGATGAAAGCGTATAAATTCCTGCTACATCGTGTAAATGTTTGGCATAATGATGAATTTTATTCGCCAAAATTTTGTTGTTTCGCATTACGTTTTCGGTGGGTGTCCAACCCCAACCCATTGAAATTCCGCTGTAAGCCACATCCGAAATTTCGTTGTGTTCAATCGTCAGATTCTTTATAAAACCGGCAGCAATTCCTAGACAACCCCAATCTTCGTTTGCAACATTCGTAATCAAATTATCAGCAATCAATTCATCGGAACAAACTATTCTTTCGTCTTTTACAGTATAAGGCAAATGCGCCTCGAAGGATTCTTCTGAGAAAACGCCCAGATTGATTCCGTTTCCGCCAATGTCTTTAAATAAATTCCCTTTAACAGTATTATGATTAGTTCCTCTATGCAAATCCAAACCTGTGGAAGACAAATGCTCAAAACTACAGGATTCGAATTGGGTATTGTTCGCATAATTTACCTCAACAGCTGCTCTCGGTCTGCCTACCCATCCCTGATTTTCTAAATTCGCCTGATTAGAAGTTCCTGGAGTTTTTAATTTATAAGCATCCAGCAAATACATTCCCGCCTGCAACGGAACGTGACCTTGCTGCGAAGGACGAAGCCAATTGCTGTACTGAAACGAAATTCCTTTGAAATTAAAATGATGTACGGGAGTATCCAAAGTTCCTTCCATTTTTACTAAATTTTCCAAAACCGGAACGGTAACTTTTGCCGAAGTTAAATCTTCCCCCGCTCTTGGAATGTAATAGATTTTACCTTTTTTTCTGTCCAAATACCATTCTCCGGGTTCGTTCAGCATTGAAATACCATTATTTAAATAGAAAGCTGAATTACCGTTGTTTTTTGAAATCCAAGGTGCTGGCCAAGGATGTTCGCTTTGAATGTGGCTTTCAGGCTGTTCAAAAGAAAGTCTGGCGCTGTCTTTTTGCACTTCAATATTTTTGATTCGAAGATTGGCAGTTGACCACCATTGGACAATAAGCATTTCCATTCCGGGTTCAAACTTAATAGACTTATCTTTATAAGGAATCCAGCAAGTTTCGGTTGCAGCATCCCAAGACAAAATTCTGTCCATTTGATTTCCGGCAGTGCTTTTGACCCTAACGGCTTTTTTTCCGTTGACCCATAATTGTCGGTAATTGATGATTTCACCTGCGTTTTCAGGAGCATTGGCTTCCCAAACGATTCCTTTTTTTAGTCCGTTTATAGAAACATCTGATTTTTTCCAGTTTTTGATTTCGATTCCACCACTTAAAATTGGTTTGGCATTGGCATCAGCTTCAATAGTAGTTGGACTTTCTGCCGATCCGGAATCTTCGGGTCTTACAAATAAAGGTTCGTTTAAATAATAGGTTCCGTTCATTACGATAATATGAATTCCGTCTTTTATCGATGGATCTTTCAAACGGCGTAATTCTCTGGCTTTTCTAACTGCCATTTGGATTGTAGCCAACGGACTTGATTTTGTTCCTAGATTACTGTCTTTTCCGTGAGGTGAAACCCAGATTTCGGCAGCATTTGCTGAAAACAAGGAACCCACAATTAAAAAAACAGTCAATATTATTTTAAAAGTATTTAAACGCATTTTTTTCTTTTTTGTATGGCTAAAAACCATAGAAGGTATTAATTATTCTTTACTTGGCTGAATTGAATAGTGATTTATAGGTTTTCCTGCAAGATCTTTTTTCGACCTTGTGGATATTTAGATGTACGAAGAAACACACCTACAAGGTTTTCAAAACCTTTCAGGAATCCCAAAATTTTGTAAATCAATTATTTAGTAACCAAAATTAGATTTTCAATTTATAAAATGCTGCTGCATTTTCGAACCAAATCATATTTTGTTCTTGAATT
Protein-coding sequences here:
- a CDS encoding right-handed parallel beta-helix repeat-containing protein, with the translated sequence MKKIYIFMLSLLVSGSVSAATYYVTPTGNASNSGSSFSNAMNFKTAVGKAVAGDVILLQAGTYTIAYSAGAKNTISFTKSGTSASPIKVECVDNGKAIIDFSFPDQEWVQDSFGFSITGSYWSFKGIAITRAGYQGAYVTGANTTFENCAFYNNRNTGLEINKGGSNTTVKNCDAYRNYDPKKKGSMADGFGPKQTQGPGNKFINCRAWENSDDGYDCFDSTQKVTFENCWAIRNGVDVWNYGGFTGNGNGFKVGGNSVPADNVLTRCVAIGHPKKGFDQNNNTGSITVYNCTGYGNNINFGFGNPVQSGKKHIFKNNISLSGTISISNATEQNNSWNLSVTVNFSDFTSTNTSLAIGERQSNGDLPGNLPFKLVQGSDLIDKGTNVGLSYSGSNPDLGYSESNYTTSKKINTEISSDTIEDLNSGSILNYYPNPVKNILTIELDNEMAKGAVIQLFDLSGKLITAKTANEQTLLLNLENLPSGEYILTVTNSTNKIIKHIIKV
- a CDS encoding FG-GAP-like repeat-containing protein — its product is MNYKNTFKIKLLSFFLFYLNIITSQNFEKVLYTENLKGGYNGFSTFVDYNKDGLLDIFVTGVDFGSNGDFSHAIFYKNNGDKTFTESAIKNIPRAIYGDCSWGDFDNNGTLDLIYSGTTSGFAEYNITKIYKNINNGCEFVEIPTSIPAIFNGTVEWVDVNNDGLLDVFYQGLNKKEEYDSGVFKNNGNETFTKIENTSFYIINGARANFQHNRAQWADFDGDGLKDIITASSTKTEREFAIYKNLGNFKFEKINFTLPQLSYVSMDVGDINNDGLIDFVFTGSSKFDLMSGDPGTKLYFYVNKGNMNFNNSFTMNNDGAFLSKIRLGDFDNDGFLDLINYGTGLSWRNTKFYLNNKSGQFSEINKSFPDCYFGGVDFGDYDNDKDLDILYYGRIENPRDDEVTYVYENKTLNIELPTEILFDKGCDCNLQGDFSLNNSVDNVKWDFNDPATGTSNESVSLRPKHTFSKRGTYIISATYTKGAKTETLNKTISIFGLPEVTQPADVSTCNVNEEFNFHTIKDNEILKNLSPLDYEINYYLSQTDADNNTNKLSDVYKIQKVKETIYVRIQNKEKSNCYVVKKFEINVLASPIANAIDDIYVCDSDNDGFSLFNLNNVENIIIGNQINVKIDYYDSKNNLLTTPLSNNYKNTIKDKDYIIAKITNTATNCFIETKINLIASPLPIANNLDVLVGCDDNNDGISEYFDTSLVEKNVLAGQMDMKVSYYDNLGNEIIYPLANPFTNTTIGSQNIIIRVTNLKTNCSSETILVLKTSSKPIISKPKTIFACEEEKGFGNFNTETIESQLIGNQSGLKVLYKDVNGVILPSPLPKYFKNTIADHQTIFVRVENSLNPLCFSETSFDLTVNKLPVVNLQNKYVICGLDSHLFISVDSNFDSYQWKFEDGTIISTSNEAKLIKDGNYNLRISKSENGIMCENNFPFSLIRSKLPTIENVVYDEFGSNSVEIKASGDGVFEYSIDSINYQDSNIFNNISGGDYVAHVKDKGGCGEDNEEITLLNYPKFVTPNDDGYNDYWQIKGIDKYPKAKIYIYDRYGKLLKQLDPKEIGWDGKYNQQNLISDDYWFTVNLGNQNRVFKGHFSLKR
- a CDS encoding right-handed parallel beta-helix repeat-containing protein, with amino-acid sequence MRLNTFKIILTVFLIVGSLFSANAAEIWVSPHGKDSNLGTKSSPLATIQMAVRKARELRRLKDPSIKDGIHIIVMNGTYYLNEPLFVRPEDSGSAESPTTIEADANAKPILSGGIEIKNWKKSDVSINGLKKGIVWEANAPENAGEIINYRQLWVNGKKAVRVKSTAGNQMDRILSWDAATETCWIPYKDKSIKFEPGMEMLIVQWWSTANLRIKNIEVQKDSARLSFEQPESHIQSEHPWPAPWISKNNGNSAFYLNNGISMLNEPGEWYLDRKKGKIYYIPRAGEDLTSAKVTVPVLENLVKMEGTLDTPVHHFNFKGISFQYSNWLRPSQQGHVPLQAGMYLLDAYKLKTPGTSNQANLENQGWVGRPRAAVEVNYANNTQFESCSFEHLSSTGLDLHRGTNHNTVKGNLFKDIGGNGINLGVFSEESFEAHLPYTVKDERIVCSDELIADNLITNVANEDWGCLGIAAGFIKNLTIEHNEISDVAYSGISMGWGWTPTENVMRNNKILANKIHHYAKHLHDVAGIYTLSSQPDSRIEENYIDKVYNSPYAHDPFLWLYLYTDEGSQHFTIKNNWIPIQKILKNNNGPAGNVWQDNYAFVDPKIKENAGIRKPYSDLTKEVVIDEAWGLQEMPKSVTIELIGKDLDIEKIKSTIKGFRIVGEELYQWENHLVIYGLMNQPERTKKKLALAFPALEIKIYENPIYNFQNFQRCKEVKVASEWENIVLTANLVQDEKMQKEYIDYHTTQFEKWPEIAKGFCNADFQQLQVFKNGRQLMLVISIPKGESLDKLNPKTTENNPRVDDWNTLMKKYQTGIEGVKPNETWIFLKRIN